A stretch of Blautia liquoris DNA encodes these proteins:
- a CDS encoding right-handed parallel beta-helix repeat-containing protein, protein MIDRRIFYVDSAEGEDTNSGLSVREAWKSLLPVNHLLLAPGDRICLKKGSIWMGTLEPKGNGGRWNPVVIEAYGEGEAPLIDGNGAYAAIYLRGVSYYIIDGIRIKNTAIDRNVRQGICICGNPEGITKDIVVRNCEISMVCGENRRSRDVYKSMYWNGGIYVTMPGRSSFENHLHDIIIEKNYIHDVYTSGIRINQEEDFINDIHHTHIVVRGNRIERTGSDGIIVANCISPLIDGNVCIEAGALGNLSDTQLIAGIWVCATSNALIQRNEVAKTKLFENDGTAFDTDWGTAGDTIFQYNYSHDNEGGFWLNCMKLSYNKDCRGTILRYNVSLRDGRGIGVYDQGVPVKIYGNLFVGDESSMICVFGNGENYEISNNVLLFGDGPKKGWQFAKYKRNWYGEIKVLPKDESPLSKETFDFAKFIEGEAEGRDWLAEKWDTLCTLLKNN, encoded by the coding sequence ATGATTGATAGACGGATTTTTTATGTGGACAGCGCAGAAGGGGAAGATACAAACAGTGGTTTATCAGTGAGAGAAGCATGGAAAAGTCTGTTACCGGTTAATCACTTGCTTCTTGCACCAGGAGACCGCATTTGTCTAAAAAAGGGAAGTATCTGGATGGGAACGCTGGAACCGAAAGGTAATGGTGGAAGATGGAATCCGGTAGTGATCGAGGCTTACGGGGAAGGCGAAGCACCTCTGATAGACGGAAATGGAGCATATGCTGCAATTTATTTGCGAGGTGTCAGTTATTACATTATAGATGGAATCCGGATAAAAAACACTGCTATTGATAGGAATGTGCGGCAGGGGATCTGTATCTGCGGTAATCCGGAAGGTATAACAAAAGATATCGTTGTCAGAAACTGTGAGATTTCGATGGTATGCGGAGAAAATAGACGATCGAGAGATGTATATAAAAGTATGTATTGGAATGGCGGTATTTATGTAACGATGCCAGGACGCAGCTCTTTTGAGAATCATCTCCATGATATTATTATTGAGAAAAATTATATCCATGATGTCTATACGAGCGGAATACGTATAAATCAAGAGGAAGATTTCATAAATGATATTCATCATACGCATATTGTGGTCAGGGGTAACCGAATCGAAAGAACGGGGTCTGATGGTATTATTGTGGCAAATTGTATATCCCCGCTGATTGATGGTAATGTCTGTATTGAAGCTGGTGCTCTGGGGAATCTTTCAGATACACAGCTGATCGCAGGCATATGGGTTTGTGCAACAAGTAATGCATTAATTCAAAGGAATGAGGTGGCAAAAACCAAACTGTTTGAGAATGACGGAACTGCCTTTGACACTGATTGGGGGACGGCGGGTGATACGATCTTTCAGTATAATTATTCTCATGACAATGAAGGAGGATTTTGGCTCAACTGCATGAAACTTAGCTATAACAAGGATTGTAGAGGCACCATCTTGCGATACAATGTTAGCTTGCGGGATGGTAGGGGAATTGGAGTCTACGATCAGGGAGTACCAGTGAAAATTTATGGTAATCTCTTTGTGGGTGATGAAAGCAGTATGATTTGTGTATTCGGCAATGGAGAAAATTATGAGATAAGTAATAATGTATTGCTTTTTGGAGACGGACCTAAAAAGGGATGGCAGTTTGCAAAGTATAAACGAAATTGGTATGGTGAAATTAAAGTGTTACCAAAAGATGAAAGCCCGCTTTCAAAGGAAACTTTTGACTTTGCAAAATTTATTGAAGGAGAAGCAGAAGGTCGGGACTGGCTTGCAGAAAAGTGGGATACACTTTGTACATTGCTAAAAAACAATTGA
- a CDS encoding glycoside hydrolase family protein gives MNKIITPNAPLFRDPIYDGAADPVIIWNKQEKSWWIFYTNRRASCVNYGVSFVHGTDIGIASSNDYGRTWIYRGIAQGLQYEKGRNTYWAPEIIEHEGIYHMYVSYVRGIPCTWDQPRTILHYTSDNLWDWEFDSPLSLSSNKVIDACVILCPDGRFKMWYKDEIHDSHTYTAYSDDLYSWTVGGPEITDCPHEGPNVFLFKNHYWMITDPWEGLGVYRSDDLQHWERCPNILNQPGNRTDDGAIGSHGDVLVHRGHAYIFYFTHPEASHEGDRCSEINSGYHYRRSSIQAAELFLVGNHLECDRDNVALDLEY, from the coding sequence ATGAATAAAATAATCACGCCCAATGCACCGCTCTTTCGGGATCCTATCTATGATGGAGCGGCGGATCCGGTCATCATCTGGAATAAGCAAGAAAAGAGTTGGTGGATTTTTTATACAAATAGAAGAGCGTCGTGTGTAAATTATGGAGTTTCTTTCGTTCACGGGACGGATATCGGGATCGCAAGTTCCAATGATTATGGAAGAACTTGGATTTATCGTGGAATTGCACAAGGTCTGCAGTATGAAAAAGGTCGAAATACATACTGGGCACCTGAAATCATCGAACATGAAGGAATCTATCATATGTATGTATCCTATGTAAGAGGAATACCATGCACATGGGATCAACCTCGGACAATTCTTCATTACACTAGTGATAATTTATGGGATTGGGAATTTGATAGCCCACTTTCTCTTTCATCCAATAAAGTAATCGATGCTTGTGTAATTCTTTGTCCGGATGGAAGGTTTAAAATGTGGTATAAAGATGAAATACATGATAGTCATACATATACGGCATACAGTGATGATTTATACAGTTGGACGGTGGGGGGACCGGAGATAACCGATTGTCCACATGAAGGTCCAAATGTTTTCTTGTTTAAAAACCATTATTGGATGATTACCGATCCATGGGAGGGTTTAGGAGTATATAGAAGTGATGATCTTCAACATTGGGAACGTTGTCCCAATATTTTGAATCAACCAGGTAACCGTACAGATGATGGGGCAATTGGTTCTCACGGTGATGTTTTAGTTCATAGAGGACATGCATATATATTCTATTTTACTCACCCAGAGGCGAGTCATGAAGGAGACAGGTGTTCTGAAATTAATTCGGGATATCATTATAGAAGGTCATCTATTCAGGCTGCGGAATTATTCTTGGTAGGAAATCATTTAGAATGTGATCGAGATAATGTAGCATTAGATTTAGAATATTGA